The genomic DNA CTGATACCGACATGATCCCAGGTTTCGTTCTGAAATGAGATGGTGGCGGGAACATATACCGGATCTTCCTGATTCAGAAAACCAGGGCCGTTTTCACCAGGTGGTTTTGGCATATTCATTCCTGCTGATCTGTTAACATCAGGCATGTTTTCACCCGGACCACCCCTTTTTCCGGGTCCGGGCATACTCCCACCTCCAAACTCCCCGTACTTGGCCGTCATGTCTTCCTGCATTTCGGTCCAGGATTCAGGACTGATGGTGATATTAATTTCACGGATTTCATCATCCGGAAAGACCGTATCATAGTCGGGAGCCGAATCTGATGCAAGGAGGTGTAAACTCTCATTTACATCAGCACTTCCTGGCTGAAGGAGAAGGAGACAGATTGCAACCAGGATAAGTGCAAAAATCTTTGTCGAAAAGCTAATTTGTGTCATGATAGTCATATGAAATTGTGTATTCCGTCCGGAATGGGATGGGGCTTGAGAGTATTATCTGACAGCCATGGCTGCCTGAAGACAGATATCTCGTACTGAGTGAAATATTAAAAAAGCGGATTCAGATGGTTGAAAGATACAACAGATCAGTATGACATTACTAAAACCAGGTACGTATCCAGGTGAAGAATAGGAGGCAGATGTAATTTTCAATGAAATGTTATTCTTTCACAGAACTGAATCGCCTGGTGAACAATAGTATTTGATCCTAACAGCCCATTTTTTTAAAATCCCATTCAGAAATTGACAAAATAATAAATGAAGGGAATAAAAAGAGATGATAGTAAAGATACATTGTCACTATGTGGACCGTGACATCGACATTAATTCTCTTTAATTTGCTTTTAAGGGAAGAATGGTATTCTTCTCTCATGTTTCCTCTTGCCTGGCTCCACTGGGATGGATGCACAGGCAATAAATATTTATCCAGAATACGTATTGTTAGATTGTCAAATCCGGAAGCCCGGAAGAGACTTAGGGGATAGTATTTATTTCGAATCCGTTTCCTTATTGCATGTGGAGCACTGGGATATTTGCTCCATATGTATGTTACTTTTCATCGAAATTCACTGTTACAATGCACGTGTTTGAATTCACGACTCACAAAGAATAAGGCATCTCTTAAAAAACAACGAATACTATGATGATCCGTTGTTTCCAAGGAAGAAGATTCCAACAATGAATAAGGTAATGGTACCCAAGGAAGTATCATTAGAGCAATTTTTAGAAATAATTGCAAAGGCGGATATCCTTATTAAAGCACCAGATCCTGATATTTATAATTTATCAAAGGCTGTTTCATGAATGTTTTTTATTAGCACTATGAGACAAATTCAGGATGGGTATTTTTAATTTCACAACGTTAATTTCCTTTATTGTACTATCAAGATTGATTTATGCAACAGCTACTATTGTTCAAAAAAAGTAATACCTAATAACTTAGGCATTTGACTTTGGTATCTATGCCTCAGCCCGGATTTGAACCGGGGACAACCAGATCTTCAGTCTGGCGCTCTCCCAGTCTGAGCTACTGAGGCGCGACTATACAGATTACACTCATGCATAATTAATACTTTTCATTTGAACCTCATATTCACACACAATTACCGGGAACCAGTACGGTATATACCACGTCCATTAAGGCATCTGAATACCGACATTATCCTGATGTTTTTCAAGAGACGGAGTGCGAAACCGGATACTACAAAAATTCAGGCAGATATCGCTCTCCGGACAGTTAAAGTAGTTCATCTTACCCATAACGATTTTGACGCTGTTGGCGCTGATGCAGTTCATCGAATTAGATTCAGGAAAGAAGGAGTGTACACGGTATTCAGCTCCGTTGGAAAATTCCCGATGTACCTGGATATCATCTCCCAAATAGCAGGCAAAGGAGACACCCTCTCTATCAGCGACCTTTCATACCGGAAAGGGATCGAGCAACATCTTCGAAGACTAAAACAGAAAGGATGGCGAATAGAATGGCGGGATCATCACCGGTGGCACGAAGATGAGATCGGCTTGGTGAAGAGCATCGTTGATCACCTCCATATTGATACCGGCCGATGTGCCTGTGGTATATGTGCCAGCGACCTGACACCGGATGATGTGATCGCCCAGGAGATCGCTCTTGTGGTCTGTGATTATGACCTCTGGAAGCACCAGGATCCCCGTTCCGGTGTTCTGGGCCTTGTACTTCAGCGGCATGAGAACAGGGAGCATGTCCGTGATATGATCATGCTTGGGGTCTTTGATGACAAGAAGATCAGGAGCGAATATGAGGATATCATGCGGGAGATGAACCGGGTCATGGAACGGACCAAGCGTGCAGCAAGTATTCTTGGAACCAAATACCGCACCGTTGTCGCCCCCATGTACGGTTACCCAAGTGAAACCGCTGCCTACCTTCGAAAAGAACTTGGATCTGATATCGAGGTTCTGGTCTCCCAGTCAGGAAAATTTTCTATCAGGTCAGTTCCCAATATTTCCCATAAAATTGCCAGGGAGTTTGGCGGCGGTGGTCATCCCAATGCAGCAGGGGGATTCTTCAATTTTACCCTGACAGATAAAATACTCCTCCGTCTCTTTAAAAAAAACCAATGGTTTGAAAAAATTGCCAGGTACGCAGACACTATTCAAAAATAACTGCAGACTCCTTAACTTTTTCCCAGTACTCTTCTTCTGATCCTGCTCCATATCCTGCCACCTTCAGATGATCATGGTCCACGTATTGCAGGGCATCAAGAAGGGCGGGTTCTGAAGCATCACACACGATGAGATTTCTCACCTGGTACCGATCCATAAGATCACCAACATGGGAGATCATCTCTGCCCGGATGATAAGGTCTGATGTGTGCTCTAAGAGTTCCTCAAGAGTATGAAGGGCAGGGTGCTCCATGAAAAGGAGATTTTTTGGACCGGACAGGAGTTCCAGATCAAACGGGCCGGAATTCTCCAGATGTATGATATGACCGGAGACACGGTTATCCCGCAGAGTTCTCAGGAGCTGACGAAATCCATGGAACATCTCAGCATAGGCATCCTCGTCATCAGGGGAGGGGCAGGTAGACAAAACCGCAGGACTCTCGTGCACCGAACGTATTTGCCTGCCTGAACTGGTTATGAGTTCATAATCGGCGACCATGGCGTCAGGAATGACATGCGGTCCGGACTCTTCATCCCAGGACAGGGCCTCTTCCAGCCGTGACCTGCAAAACTTTCCACCGACTGCTATCTCATCTATCTTCGCATCTTTTTGCGCAGAAAAGGATCGGAGTAATTGAAAGGTGATGAGATCAGCTTCTATGCCACGGTATGCGGAGATGAACTCCTGCAGGAGAGAAACCTGGGGAATGTCCGGATCTGAACCGAGTGACAATGTTTTAAACGCTCTTTTTTTCTTCATAAAATTACCATTTACCCCAGAGGAGCTTCCTGCGCAACTGTCAGTCAGTCTGACATGCCGGTTCAGGATCAGGGAGAACAGAGGTCCTCATCCTCTGTATATTTTATAGAATTATCTTCAAAAATGTACCTGATGAATAGCCGCCCACTTCTTGTTACCTGTGGCCTTCCCTATACCAACGGCCCCTGCCATCTCGGCCATCTCCGGACATATGTACCTGCGGATTTTTACGTGCGGTTCATGCGGCGAAAAGGAGAAGAGGTGGTCTTTATCTGCGGCTCGGATAATCATGGAACGCCAATCGTCGTGAGTGCCGAAAAGGAAGGTACAACTCCCCGCCAGATATCTGAACGGTATCATACCCATTTCTCTGACACCTTCACCAAGATGCAGGTGCACTTTGATCACTTCGGGATGACCGATGATCCAACCACCCATGCACGGACAAAACATCTTGTCAGCCGGCTGATAGACAGGGGTTATGTATACCCGAAGGTCATCCAGCAGGCATACTGCATACACTGTCAGAAGTTCCTGCCCGACCGATACCTTGAGGGAATCTGTCCCCACTGCAAAAAACCGGCACGGGGAGATGAATGTGATCAGGGATGTGGGAAACACCTTGAACCGGGAGAAATCCTGGAACCGACGTGTAAAATCTGTGGCAACCGGGCAGAATACCGGGAGCAGGAACATTTCTTCTTTAAACTCAGCGGATTCCAGGACTGGCTCAGGGAATATCTGGGCGAATTAAAAGGGACCGATAACGCCATCAATTACGCCCTGGGCTGGGTGAATGAGGATCTGCATGACTGGTGCATTACCCGGACACTTGAATGGGGAGTGAAATTCCCAGGTCATGATGATCTGGTCGTCTATGTATGGGTTGATGCCCCCATTGGATATATCGGATTTACCGAGGAGTGGGCAGAGAAGACCGGGAGAGACTGGAAGACGTACTGGTGTGGTGAAAACACACGGGTGACCCATTTTATCGGACAGGACATTACCTATCACCATTGTGTCTTCTGGCCGGCCATGCTCCATGGTGCAGGGTATGGAACACCCTATGCAGTAGTTGCCTCAGGAATGCTCAAGATTGATGACCATAAGTTCTCTAAGTCACGAGGATATGTGGTCTGGACCAATGAGGATTATCTTGACCAGGGGCTGCCTGCCGACTACCTTCGGTACTATCTTCTCTCCTACACCAGCCATACAAAGGAGATGAACTTCTCCTGGCAGCTCTTCCAGGAACGGATTAATAATGAGGTTGTCAACAATCTGGGTAACTTCATATACCGCTCGCTTCATCTCTCCCAGAAACAGTTCGGCGGAGTGCCTGAAGGTGTGGTAGAGCAGGAGATCTTTGACCGGATAACCGAGGCCATCGGACAGGTAACCGGGCTTGTTGAGGCCTATGACTTTAAAGGAGCGGTTGATGCAATCCTCGCACTCTCCGCCTGGGGGAACACATATATTCAGAGTAAAGAACCCTGGAAACTGGCAAAGACTGATCAGGCAGCCATGGCACAGGTCATGAGGAACTGTCTTCAGCTGGCAAAAGCCCTGACGCTCCTCATTGAACCGGTTATGCCGGAACGGGCCGGACTCATCTGGAGCCAGCTCGGCCAGGACAGCCTAATAGCCAATAATGGATTTTCAGCCGGGCTTGAACCTCTCAGCCCCGGACCACTTCCTGCACCTTCCATTGTATTCTCAAAAATTGATGATAAGATGACTCAAGAACTCGATAAACGACTCCGTGACCGGATAGATGCTCTGGATGCGGAAAAAAAGCCCAAGACCCCGGAGATCTCTATTGAAGAGTTTGCGAAAGTTGAGATGAAGACAGGAAAAATCCTCTCTGCTGAACAGGTTCCAAAATCGACAAAACTTCTGAAACTACAGGTCAGCATCGGCGATGAAGTACGGCAGATTGTGAGTGGGATAGCCCAGTTTCACAATCCTGAAGAACTAGTCGGAAAAGACGTGGTCGTCTGCACCAATCTGAAGCCGGCGAAGATATTCGGAATTGAAAGTAATGGAATGATCCTGGCCGCCGGAGATAATGCATCCCTTTTAAGGCCTGAAACCCCGGTTCCATCCGGAACAAAAATCAGATAATTAAAAAAATCTCTTTTTTCTGTCACGACATTATCTGCGATAGTGCAGTCCGTATTGCATTCTTCACATCAGGATCAGGTTCTTGTTCCAGTGCCTGCATAAGAGGAGTCTTTGCTAAATCAGAACCAGACCTGGCAAGCCCCTCTGCTGCAATCCTCCGGGTATACGGATGATCATCGGTCAGGAGCCCGATGAGGATCGGAGGAATTCGTGGATCCTGCATCTTTCCAAGAGATTTTGCGGCCATGTACCGGACATGATCCTTTTCATCGGTGGTAAGAGCGATAAGGGACTCAACAACCTGGACATCACCAATCGCTCCCAGTGCTTCAGCGGCCCTGTACCTGATTACCCAGTTAGTATCATTGAGTAATGTAAGTAAGGGTGGGACTGCGGTTTTTCCCATTCCGGAGAGGGATGCTGAAGCATGTGCACGAACTTCCTTATTTGTACTGCGAAGATCTGCCAAGGCAGACTCCAGTTCAAGTGAAGACATGAAAAAAGAATTGGATGTTATCAAAGAAAAGAATGAAGGATTAGGTATTTCCTCCCATCCAAGGCTGCCCCACCTACCTAATCGTTCTCTCTTCTATTGTTATGTGACCGGTGCTACGGTCGGCTGTGCCATTGCAGTTGATGAGTATTCATGTGTCTGAGCCAGATCAAACAGTCCGCGAGCCACAGTTCTCTGCCGGTCTGTAATCTTTGTCGTAACATTTCCATCGCCACTTGCCTGGTAAATGTTATCATAGGTCTCAAAGTTGGTATTCATATAGACCTCTGCTGCCCCGACCGCCAGGGTATTATTCGCATTGGTACCCAGACCCTGGGCATCAAATCCATACCGCAGATTCACCGGGACGGTAGAACTCTCTGAAATCGCACGGCCACCAACCGTCGTCACTGCAGCAACCTCCTGCACATTCATTGCGCTTCCTGCTTCAACAGTTCCTTTGAACGCTGCCCCGTTTCCTCCGGTTCCACCTGCGAACACACAACGACCTACTTCATTTCCATTCGTTGCTGCCCCGAGTGATGTGATGGTTGCTCCCTCATCCCACAGCATCGTACCGCTCTGGCTCTGATCAGCCTGGTAATTCACCGTATGTCTGGCGTAGAGGTTGTCTCTGCCATCAGATACATTGGAACCATCCATATTGTACTCTTTCGTGTACCTCGTAGTTCCACTGGCTGCAAGGGTATTTTCACGATAGGTGAAGATTGCCCTTGTTTCATCTGGTGAAAGTGTATTATTCGCGAGATCCCCATTGGGAAGATTCGTCTGCTGCCACTCCATATCATGATTTACCAGAAGTGTACCGATACAGGTTGCATCGATAGTAGTCGTAATTCCGGTCTGATCATATGTTGCAGAAGTAGGTCTGACAGCAGATGCCCACCCGGTTGTAAGAACCAGGATTATAATAAGCACTGTGCTTAGTTGCCTCATTGTACAGGCATTCATATTAATCAACCCCATCAATTTTCTGACCACATCCGTAGTCAGACTGGTCACGAAAATTTCGTCGGTTATACATATATACCTTGTCAATTTTCAGTGACAGAAAAATTGGAATTTAGACGATATCCAGAAAAATAAATATAAAGAAAATGATTTAATCGAGTGATGAAAATTGGGGGGAGATTTAGGCAAGGTAATCCGCGGGCTTAGGCAGCTCTTCCTTGAGTCCCTTGCGCTTTCTGATCTGCAGGACAATATCCTTGGCAGAACCTGCCGGTACAATCTCAAAACCTGCAAATTCGCTGTTCCACATTGCACGACCTTCAGTTGCTGAACGCACATCTCCGGCAAATCCGAAGAGTTCCGCGACCGGTGCCTTTCCGATGACGGTGATGGTGTCTCCTTCACTGGTCATATCAAAGACCTGACCACGCCGGCTCTGAATCTGTGAGGTTGCACTTCCCATGTGATCCTGGGGGACAGTGATATGCAGCTTCTGCATCGGCTCAAGAAGTGAGTCTCCAGCAAGGAGCATTCCACCCTTGATTGCACTCCGGACGGCAGGGATGACCTGAGCCGGACCACGGTGGATTGCATCCTCGTGAAGTTTGACATCAACAAGCTTGATAAGCATGTTCTGAACCGGCTCGTCAGCAAGCGGACCGCCATCAAGGGCTTCGTGAATACCTTCGATGATAAGCTCCATCGTTTCGTTCAGGTACTGAATACCCTTGGTCATGTCAAGGAAGAGATTTGTAGCATAGATATCCTTGACGTTTTTTGCCTCTTCCTTGTCAAAACCGGCCTTGATCATCGTATCACGGCGTTCAAGAGACTCCTGGTTCATGGATATCTCATGGTTCTTGATCATCTCAACAACATGCTCAGGGAGCGGATGAAGTGTGAAGTAGAACCGGTTGTGACGGTTTGGAGACTTACCTTCGACTGGTTCGGTAAGTTCCTGGGTGATGGTTTCACGGTACACCACAATCGGTTCGGAAGTGATGATCTCAACACCCTTATCACGCTTGATACGTCCGGTGATGATCTCAAGGTGCAGTTCCCCCATACCTGAAATGAGGTGTTCTCCCGTCTCTTCATTAATATTGACACGAAGGGTCGGATCTTCCTTTGCGACCTGACGCAGAACATCGACCAGTTTTGGCAGATCCTTCATGTTCTTTGCTTCGACGGCAACGGTAACGACCGGCTCAGAGTAATGCTCAAGGGATTCGAACGGTGTCATTTCCATGAGGCTTGAAACGGTAGAACCGACGATGGCATCCTTCAGACCGGTAACTGCAGCAATGTTCCCTGCATAGAGCTCGGGAACTTCAACACGGGTCGGACCCATGAAAATACCGACCTGCTGCAGACGGTTAACCTTCTTTGCAGTTCCCATGACATACATTTCATTGCCCCGGCTGAGCTTTCCTGAAAAAAGACGACCGGTTGCAACTTCTCCTGCATGAGGATCAAAGGAGATATCAGTGACCATCAGACAGCTGGGTGCATTCGGATCACAGGTGATCATACCCTTTCCTTCAGGACTGTTGACATCACCGTGCCAGATAACACCAATACGGCGTGGCTGAGCCTCTTTTGGATTGGGAAGGAATGATACGACCATATCAAGGACGACTTCACAGAGCGGACTCTTTTTCCCAAGCTCCTTCATCTCACCCTTCTTACAGTGCTCATATACTTCCTTAAAGGAGATACCGGACTTTTTCATGTACGGGACAGAAATAGCCCAGTTGTACAGTGCTGACCCAAATGCAACCGTTCCATTGGCGGCATCAAGTTTCCAGCCATTGTTGTACATCTCCTCATTCATACCCTTGATCAACTTGTTGACCTTGTCAATGACCTTACCAAGCCGGATCTGCATTTCCATCTCATCGACCTGAAGTTCATTGATCAGCCGATCGACCTTGTTGATGAATAATACCGGCTTGACACGTTCTTTGAGTGCCTGACGCAGAACGGTCTCAGTCTGGGGCATGGTTCCTTCGACTGCATCGACAAGTACAACTGCTCCGTCTACCGCACGCATTGCACGGGTAACATCACCACCAAAATCAACGTGACCGGGGGTGTCAATCATGTTGATGAGGTACTCTTTACCGTTGTACTCGTGGACCATTGATACGTTGGATGCATCAATAGTGATACCACGTGCCTGTTCTTCCTCATCCGAGTCCATCCAGCAGGCTTTTCCTGCCAAATCTTCACTGATGATACCTGCTCCGGCTAGGAGGTTGTCAGAAAGAGTAGTCTTCCCGTGATCGATATGGGCGACAATACCGATGTTTCTGATACACTCCGGCTGGTTCATGAGCTGCATAACGCGCTCTACCGTTTTCTTCCCTCGGCTCATATTTCACCTGCAATTTTTAAAAAACAGAAATGGGATTGTTATTTACCGTGCAGACTTAGCAACACGTTCCCGTTCTTCACGCTTTGCGACAGAGTAACACTTGACATCCCCATTTGCAGCAGCAATGAGTTCCTCTGCGAGGGCATTTGCAACGGGTTTCTTCTTCTTGTGAGATGCTGAATAGACACCGGCTGCGATTAAACCGACTGCGGTATTAACCCGGCGCATCGGTGCGGTATCAACAGACTTCGGCACATTGATACCACCATACTTCAGACGGACGGTCTCTTCACGGGGTCCGGCATTTGCGACTGCATCACAGAGTACTTCGATTGGGTTCTTTTTGGTCTTCTGGTGAACAATCTCAAAAGCATCTCTGACAATCCGGATGGCAAGCTGCTTTTTTCCCGTGTTTACTTCAGTACGCATCAGCTGATTGATCAGCCGCTCGACAATGAGCATATTTGCTTTATGAAACTCCTGGCGGGTAAGACGCCCACAGGAATGGGGCACCATCATCGAGTTCAGGTTCACGTACCGTGCGATACCTGGGTCACGGATGGTGACCTCACTTGTGTCCCAGCGGTTAAAGAGGAGACGAGCCGGGGCAGATACTTCTTCACTCATCACGATCACCTGCGTGGCTTCTCCTTCCTGCCTATCACCAGTTCATGGAGACAGACATTGTTCACCTTCGTGACAACAAACCGGACCCCGGGGATATCGCCCATGGAACGTCCGAGACGACCGCCGATACCTTCAATTTCGACTTCATCGTGTTCATCAATGAAGTTGATGGCACCATCACCGACTGCAAATGCAGATACCTGACGTCCGTTCTTGATCAGCTGAACACGAACACACTTCCGGATCGCGGAGTTTGGCTGTTTTGCTTCAACACCGATCTTCTCAAGGACGATACCTCTTCCCTGGGGCGCGCCCTCAAGGGGATCGGACTTCAGTTTCAGACCACCTGCTGTTCTCGCAAAATGCGGGTCACTCCAGCGAAATCTCGCAGAGTCACGCTTTAATTTACGTGCTGCAAATTTACCCTGTCCCATTACATCACTCTGATAATCTTCGATAATTCCGCCAATAAGTGGCGAATTAGAATCCAAATGCGCGACGATTCCGATATAAAATGTCGGCTTTGAAACCTGTCTGTATACGTTGACACTTATGCAATATAATAGTTGTATTCACGCCCAACCTAATCTCATGCAGATCAGACTCTACAAAGAGGTCTCATTTGACGCAAGTCACCGGTTGTTACATTACCGGGGGAAGTGTCACAATCTTCACGGCCACCGTTGGAAAGTGGAGGTGTGGCTTTCAGGTTACACCGATGAAGAGACAAATATTCTGGTTGACTATAATGAGATCCGTGAGGTCGTGGACTATTATGACCATGAGATCATCCTCAATGAAGCAGATCCGATGGTCCCGCGTATTCAGGAGTTTCATGAGGTCATTACGACTCCTGGTGATCCGACAAGTGAACTTCTGGCACGCCTGATCAGGGATGCCATTGAATTGCGATACAAAGACAGCGGGAGAGATATCATCGTCGATACCATCAGGGTCTGGGAGTCACCAACCGGCTGCGCAGAGCTCAGGCATGAAGATCGCTGAAATATTTACCTCACTCCAGGGAGAAGGACTGACCTCCGGCTATCCTACTATCTTTATCCGACTGGCCGGGTGCAATCTTTCATGTTCCTATTGCGATACACCGGCAAGCAGGCAGGGTGGAATGGATATGAATGTGAGCGAAGTTGTTGCAGGAGCCCTTTTACAAAAACCACACTATGTCTGTATTACCGGAGGTGAACCACTCCTTCAGAAAGATGAGGTTGCAGAACTAGCCCGCCAGCTTATCAAAGCCGGAAAAATGGTGAGCATCGAAACGAACGGGACAGTTCCTTTTGATGATCTTCCAAGTGACATTTCGATCTGTATGGACGTGAAATGCCCGTCTTCAGGTGAGTTCAGTAACATCAACCTCTTATCTGATTTGAAATCCACCGACTCAGTCAAGTTTGTGGTCGGAACAGATGACGATCTGCAATACGCTGAAAAAGTCATTATGTCCCACCCGACAAAGGCAGAGATATTCATCTCACCCATTTATGGGACCGATTATCAACGAATTGCATCATATATTCTTTCAAGAAATCTACCGGCACGAATGCAGCTTCAGTTACACAAATTCATAGGATTACCCTGAAATGAAAGCAGTATGTCTTCTGTCAGGCGGAATGGACTCATCCACACTCGCCTGTCTTGCAAAGCATGATGGATATGATATCCTTGCCCTGCACTTTTCTTATGGGCAGCGGACCGAAGAGAAGGAACGGGAATGTGCAAAACGGATTGCCCGTCACCTCAATGCTCTTGAATTCCTCGAGGTGGATCTTACCTATCTAAAGGCAGTTGGAGCCTCAAGTCTGACGGATTATGCAATGCAGGTCAAGGCTCATGAAGATGCAGGAGACGGAATACCAGATACCTATGTACCCTTCAGAAATGCAAACCTCCTCTCGGTTGCCACCAGTTTTGCAGAGGCGCGGGGGGCCGATGCCATCTATATCGGAGTCCAGGCATCAGACTATTCTGGATATCCGGACTGCAGACCAGAGTTCATTGATGCATTCCAGAAGGTTATCACCCTTGGGACTCGCCCGGATGCAGGCATTATCCTGAAGACGCCCTTTGTAAAACTCAACAAAGCAGAGATCCTGAAGATAGGGATGGACCTGAACGTTCCGTACGAGGATACCTGGTCCTGTTATGCAGAGAACGAGGTTGCGTGCGGGATATGTGGATCATGCCATTATAGACTGGAAGCATTCAGACAGATTGGGATACAGGATCCCATCCCCTACCGGTAAATTATGGAGATATATCGCGGACGCAGGCTCTGGGTTGAAAAGCGGGGCTTTCATCTCCCGGATGGGCGGGAGAAGGAGGCGATTGTCGTCCATCCCGGTGATGCAGTCGTCATACTCCCCCATGAAGGAGATGATATTTTACTTATCAGGCAATGGAGATCTCCCATTGGCACCTATATTTTTGAAGCGCCTGCCGGAACCATGGAAGAAGGTGAAGATCCGATGGAGACTGCAAAACGGGAACTCATCGAAGAGACCGGTATGGCTGCAGGGTCCATGCATGCCTTAGGATATATCTATACAACACCAGGCTTTACCGATGAGCGGCTCTGGCTCTTTGAGGCAACAGATCTGGTCCCTTCAAGGGAACATTCCCCTGATGATGATGAAGTCATTGAGCCGGTACGGGTTACTGTACCGCAGATAAGGGAGATGATCCGAACCGGCGAAATCGTGGATGCAAAGACCATTTGCATCTTTTACCGGTGGATATGCGAGCGTTCTGATGAATAACTCATACCTTTTTCTGGTCCTGATTCTTGCCCTATCCCTCCTGACTGCAGGCTGCATGGATGCGAGCAATGAAGAGAAAGTGATTGCATCATGGAATCTCTCTCCTGATGGCAGCATCGGATTCTCAGTTCCGGAGACTGTTATTGAAGAACGGGTCCTTGAAGAAGGAAGGAACCTGATCAGTACCGACCTGATATTCAAGGGGTTTGCCGGGGATGTACATGCCATCCTTGTCAGTCCAAAAAATCCGGCTGCATTTCTGGTCTGGGCTCCGGGTGCCAACAATCCCGCTGCCGGCTATGCTGAATACATGCATTATTACCCTGAGCATGGAATTGGGGTGCTCATTATGGATGTCAGGGGAAATGGTGGTGCAACCCCCGGATACCCGATGAATATTGAAAAAGATGCCGGACTCTTTATGCAGGGGGCCTGGCCGGAGTTTTACCT from Methanospirillum hungatei JF-1 includes the following:
- a CDS encoding DHH family phosphoesterase, whose amino-acid sequence is MFFKRRSAKPDTTKIQADIALRTVKVVHLTHNDFDAVGADAVHRIRFRKEGVYTVFSSVGKFPMYLDIISQIAGKGDTLSISDLSYRKGIEQHLRRLKQKGWRIEWRDHHRWHEDEIGLVKSIVDHLHIDTGRCACGICASDLTPDDVIAQEIALVVCDYDLWKHQDPRSGVLGLVLQRHENREHVRDMIMLGVFDDKKIRSEYEDIMREMNRVMERTKRAASILGTKYRTVVAPMYGYPSETAAYLRKELGSDIEVLVSQSGKFSIRSVPNISHKIAREFGGGGHPNAAGGFFNFTLTDKILLRLFKKNQWFEKIARYADTIQK
- the metG gene encoding methionine--tRNA ligase, producing the protein MNSRPLLVTCGLPYTNGPCHLGHLRTYVPADFYVRFMRRKGEEVVFICGSDNHGTPIVVSAEKEGTTPRQISERYHTHFSDTFTKMQVHFDHFGMTDDPTTHARTKHLVSRLIDRGYVYPKVIQQAYCIHCQKFLPDRYLEGICPHCKKPARGDECDQGCGKHLEPGEILEPTCKICGNRAEYREQEHFFFKLSGFQDWLREYLGELKGTDNAINYALGWVNEDLHDWCITRTLEWGVKFPGHDDLVVYVWVDAPIGYIGFTEEWAEKTGRDWKTYWCGENTRVTHFIGQDITYHHCVFWPAMLHGAGYGTPYAVVASGMLKIDDHKFSKSRGYVVWTNEDYLDQGLPADYLRYYLLSYTSHTKEMNFSWQLFQERINNEVVNNLGNFIYRSLHLSQKQFGGVPEGVVEQEIFDRITEAIGQVTGLVEAYDFKGAVDAILALSAWGNTYIQSKEPWKLAKTDQAAMAQVMRNCLQLAKALTLLIEPVMPERAGLIWSQLGQDSLIANNGFSAGLEPLSPGPLPAPSIVFSKIDDKMTQELDKRLRDRIDALDAEKKPKTPEISIEEFAKVEMKTGKILSAEQVPKSTKLLKLQVSIGDEVRQIVSGIAQFHNPEELVGKDVVVCTNLKPAKIFGIESNGMILAAGDNASLLRPETPVPSGTKIR
- a CDS encoding HEAT repeat domain-containing protein, which translates into the protein MSSLELESALADLRSTNKEVRAHASASLSGMGKTAVPPLLTLLNDTNWVIRYRAAEALGAIGDVQVVESLIALTTDEKDHVRYMAAKSLGKMQDPRIPPILIGLLTDDHPYTRRIAAEGLARSGSDLAKTPLMQALEQEPDPDVKNAIRTALSQIMS
- a CDS encoding elongation factor EF-2: MSRGKKTVERVMQLMNQPECIRNIGIVAHIDHGKTTLSDNLLAGAGIISEDLAGKACWMDSDEEEQARGITIDASNVSMVHEYNGKEYLINMIDTPGHVDFGGDVTRAMRAVDGAVVLVDAVEGTMPQTETVLRQALKERVKPVLFINKVDRLINELQVDEMEMQIRLGKVIDKVNKLIKGMNEEMYNNGWKLDAANGTVAFGSALYNWAISVPYMKKSGISFKEVYEHCKKGEMKELGKKSPLCEVVLDMVVSFLPNPKEAQPRRIGVIWHGDVNSPEGKGMITCDPNAPSCLMVTDISFDPHAGEVATGRLFSGKLSRGNEMYVMGTAKKVNRLQQVGIFMGPTRVEVPELYAGNIAAVTGLKDAIVGSTVSSLMEMTPFESLEHYSEPVVTVAVEAKNMKDLPKLVDVLRQVAKEDPTLRVNINEETGEHLISGMGELHLEIITGRIKRDKGVEIITSEPIVVYRETITQELTEPVEGKSPNRHNRFYFTLHPLPEHVVEMIKNHEISMNQESLERRDTMIKAGFDKEEAKNVKDIYATNLFLDMTKGIQYLNETMELIIEGIHEALDGGPLADEPVQNMLIKLVDVKLHEDAIHRGPAQVIPAVRSAIKGGMLLAGDSLLEPMQKLHITVPQDHMGSATSQIQSRRGQVFDMTSEGDTITVIGKAPVAELFGFAGDVRSATEGRAMWNSEFAGFEIVPAGSAKDIVLQIRKRKGLKEELPKPADYLA
- a CDS encoding 30S ribosomal protein S7 gives rise to the protein MSEEVSAPARLLFNRWDTSEVTIRDPGIARYVNLNSMMVPHSCGRLTRQEFHKANMLIVERLINQLMRTEVNTGKKQLAIRIVRDAFEIVHQKTKKNPIEVLCDAVANAGPREETVRLKYGGINVPKSVDTAPMRRVNTAVGLIAAGVYSASHKKKKPVANALAEELIAAANGDVKCYSVAKREERERVAKSAR
- a CDS encoding 30S ribosomal protein S12; the encoded protein is MGQGKFAARKLKRDSARFRWSDPHFARTAGGLKLKSDPLEGAPQGRGIVLEKIGVEAKQPNSAIRKCVRVQLIKNGRQVSAFAVGDGAINFIDEHDEVEIEGIGGRLGRSMGDIPGVRFVVTKVNNVCLHELVIGRKEKPRR
- a CDS encoding 6-carboxytetrahydropterin synthase, with translation MQIRLYKEVSFDASHRLLHYRGKCHNLHGHRWKVEVWLSGYTDEETNILVDYNEIREVVDYYDHEIILNEADPMVPRIQEFHEVITTPGDPTSELLARLIRDAIELRYKDSGRDIIVDTIRVWESPTGCAELRHEDR